One stretch of Weissella koreensis KACC 15510 DNA includes these proteins:
- a CDS encoding DEAD/DEAH box helicase, producing the protein MKFSELGLTKDLLTAIEKHGYVEATPIQAETIPLTLAGKDVIGQAQTGTGKTAAFGLPILEMIDSSRQVQALVVSPTRELAIQTQEELFKLGRDKRVRVQAVFGGADIRRQIDGLKRGVDIVVGTPGRLIDHIRRGTIDLSHVRTLVLDEADEMLNMGFLEDIESILKAVPDERQTLLFSATMPSAIKRIGVQFMTEPEHIQVAAKELTTDLVDQYYVRVREPEKFDTLTNILAVQQPKLAILFGRTKRRVDELTRGLELRGFKASGIHGDLTQQKRTQVLKSFKAGEIQILVATDVAARGLDVTGVTHVYNFDIPQESESYVHRIGRTGRAGSHGTSVTFVTNAELDYLKDIEKLTKKRMLALKPYSHEEAVAARMKTAVQDVDAVVKTVDANLVSAEVDELLEKYDVRTLAAAALAASANISEIDAEFDLTRERPLPNKHFGRGGSRGGSGSRGNYRGGNRRSGNGGGGSRSAGSGNGGAARGGRREENGSHGGGHDSERRKSYDRGARTGSGDRSQRGSRPAGRRKFVIRENDK; encoded by the coding sequence TTGAAGTTTTCAGAATTAGGTCTCACAAAAGACCTACTTACAGCCATTGAAAAACATGGTTATGTCGAGGCAACACCAATTCAAGCCGAAACAATTCCCTTAACGCTTGCCGGTAAGGATGTCATCGGTCAAGCTCAAACCGGAACTGGTAAAACAGCTGCGTTTGGATTGCCAATTTTAGAGATGATTGATAGCAGTCGTCAAGTTCAAGCTTTGGTAGTTTCACCAACGCGTGAATTAGCGATTCAAACTCAAGAAGAACTATTTAAATTAGGACGTGATAAGCGCGTTCGCGTACAAGCCGTCTTTGGTGGGGCAGATATTCGTCGCCAAATTGATGGTTTGAAGCGCGGAGTTGATATCGTCGTTGGAACACCTGGTCGTTTAATTGACCACATCCGTCGAGGAACCATTGACCTTTCACATGTTCGGACATTAGTTTTGGATGAAGCTGATGAAATGTTAAACATGGGATTCTTGGAAGATATTGAGTCAATTTTGAAGGCCGTTCCAGATGAACGTCAAACATTATTGTTCTCAGCAACAATGCCATCTGCAATTAAGCGGATTGGTGTTCAATTCATGACTGAACCAGAACACATCCAAGTAGCCGCTAAAGAATTGACGACAGACTTGGTTGATCAATACTACGTTCGAGTTCGTGAACCCGAAAAGTTTGATACTTTGACTAACATTTTGGCTGTTCAACAACCAAAGTTAGCAATTTTGTTTGGGCGTACTAAGCGCCGAGTTGATGAATTAACTCGTGGTTTGGAATTGCGTGGATTTAAGGCTTCAGGAATTCATGGAGACTTAACTCAACAAAAGCGTACACAAGTTTTGAAGTCATTCAAAGCTGGTGAAATCCAAATCTTAGTGGCAACTGATGTTGCTGCTCGTGGATTGGATGTTACAGGAGTTACTCACGTTTATAACTTTGATATTCCACAAGAATCCGAATCATATGTTCACCGAATTGGTCGGACAGGTCGTGCCGGTTCTCACGGAACTTCAGTTACGTTTGTAACAAATGCTGAACTAGATTATCTAAAAGATATCGAAAAGCTTACTAAGAAGCGTATGTTGGCATTAAAGCCTTACTCACACGAAGAAGCTGTTGCAGCTCGAATGAAGACTGCAGTCCAAGATGTAGATGCAGTTGTTAAAACTGTAGATGCTAACTTGGTTTCAGCTGAAGTTGATGAATTATTAGAAAAGTATGATGTTCGGACATTAGCTGCTGCTGCATTGGCTGCTTCAGCTAATATTTCTGAAATCGATGCTGAATTCGATTTGACCCGCGAACGTCCATTACCAAACAAACACTTTGGTCGTGGTGGATCACGTGGTGGTAGTGGATCACGCGGTAATTACCGTGGTGGAAACCGACGTTCTGGTAACGGTGGTGGAGGTTCACGCTCTGCTGGTTCTGGTAATGGTGGTGCTGCACGTGGTGGTCGACGTGAAGAAAATGGTAGCCATGGTGGTGGCCATGATTCAGAACGTCGTAAGTCATATGATCGTGGTGCACGTACTGGTTCAGGGGATCGCTCACAACGTGGTTCACGTCCAGCCGGACGTCGCAAGTTTGTGATCCGCGAAAATGATAAATAA
- the secA gene encoding preprotein translocase subunit SecA: MANPVRQMIESDRGTLRHLRRIATKVDSYASEMEALSDSELQAKTPYFRELLANGKSLDEILPEAFAVVREGARRILGLYPFIVQIMGSIALHQGNIAEMKTGEGKTLTATMAVYLNALPQKGVHVVTVNEYLSQRDGLEMGELYQWLGLTVGINLSEQSADEKRAAYQADITYSTNSEIGFDYLRDNMVSRREDRVQRPLNFALVDETDSILIDEARTPLIISGAPAQESTQLYVRADRFVKSLIRDVDFEVDLEAKAVLLHDEGITKAESYFNLPNLYGSDNIALTHHIDQALRANYTMENNKDYVVRNGEVMLVDAFSGRIQDGRRFSDGLHQALEAKEQVQIQEDNRAMASITYQNLFRRYKKLSGMTGTAKTEAEEFREIYNMEIVSIPTNRPNARVDEPDLLYPSLQAKFKAVIELVQKLHAKGQPILIGTVAVETSELLSQLLNRLNVPHNVLNAKNHVKEAEIIANAGQRGAVTIATNMAGRGTDIKLGPGVAELGGLAVIGTERHESRRIDNQLRGRAGRQGDQGYSQFFLSLEDDLMLRFGGEKIKAMMDRLNIEDDEAVIRNRFITSSVESAQKRVEGNNYDARKNVLQYDDVMSQQREVFYRDRNIVIDEEKSLEPVLLPMVQRTIDRVIDANTLGPSKEWNLDVLAQFMRSVLMPEDMVNEDQLAGKSKDELKEYLYNQALTVYADKVGALRDEEQLLQFTRVVILRVLDEQWTDHMEAMNQLRDAIQLRGYGQLNPLIEYQNEGFAMFEEMISSIEYEVTRLFMKAEIRQNLTV; encoded by the coding sequence ATGGCAAATCCAGTACGACAAATGATAGAAAGTGATCGGGGAACGCTCCGCCATTTGCGTCGAATCGCAACTAAAGTTGATTCATATGCAAGTGAAATGGAAGCATTGAGTGATTCAGAATTACAAGCAAAAACACCTTACTTTCGTGAATTATTAGCTAATGGGAAAAGTTTAGATGAAATTTTACCAGAAGCTTTCGCCGTTGTTCGCGAAGGAGCACGACGAATTTTGGGATTGTATCCATTTATTGTGCAAATTATGGGTTCAATTGCCTTACATCAAGGTAATATTGCCGAGATGAAGACTGGTGAAGGAAAGACTTTGACAGCGACAATGGCTGTTTACTTAAATGCTTTGCCACAAAAAGGGGTTCATGTTGTGACGGTTAATGAGTATCTTTCACAACGAGATGGGCTTGAAATGGGTGAACTTTACCAATGGTTGGGACTAACGGTTGGAATTAATTTATCTGAACAATCAGCTGACGAAAAACGAGCTGCCTATCAAGCTGATATTACTTACTCAACTAATTCAGAAATTGGCTTTGATTATTTGCGAGATAACATGGTTTCGCGGCGTGAAGATCGTGTGCAACGACCTTTGAACTTTGCTTTGGTCGATGAAACTGATTCAATTTTGATCGATGAAGCTCGGACACCTTTGATTATTTCAGGTGCTCCAGCTCAAGAATCAACCCAATTGTACGTGCGAGCTGATCGTTTTGTTAAATCGTTAATTCGGGACGTTGATTTTGAAGTGGACTTAGAAGCTAAGGCAGTATTGTTGCACGATGAAGGAATAACTAAGGCTGAAAGTTACTTCAATTTACCTAATTTATATGGATCTGATAACATTGCGTTGACGCATCATATTGATCAAGCGCTACGTGCAAATTACACGATGGAAAATAATAAGGATTATGTGGTTCGAAATGGAGAAGTCATGTTAGTTGATGCTTTCTCTGGTCGAATTCAAGATGGTCGTCGTTTCTCAGATGGATTACATCAAGCCTTAGAAGCTAAAGAACAGGTTCAAATTCAAGAGGACAATCGAGCAATGGCTTCGATTACTTATCAAAATTTGTTCCGTCGTTATAAGAAGCTTTCTGGGATGACTGGAACGGCTAAAACCGAGGCTGAAGAATTCCGCGAAATTTATAATATGGAAATTGTCAGCATTCCAACCAATCGGCCTAATGCTCGAGTAGATGAGCCAGACTTACTATATCCTAGTTTACAAGCTAAATTTAAGGCTGTAATTGAATTAGTTCAGAAGTTACATGCGAAGGGTCAGCCGATTTTGATTGGAACCGTAGCAGTTGAAACTTCTGAGCTGCTATCACAATTATTGAATCGGTTAAATGTGCCACATAATGTTTTGAATGCTAAAAACCACGTCAAAGAAGCGGAAATTATCGCTAATGCTGGTCAACGTGGCGCTGTGACGATCGCTACTAACATGGCTGGTCGTGGAACTGATATTAAATTAGGCCCTGGGGTAGCTGAATTAGGTGGTTTGGCTGTGATCGGAACTGAACGACATGAATCTCGTCGAATTGATAATCAGTTGCGAGGACGTGCAGGCCGTCAAGGTGATCAAGGTTATTCTCAATTCTTTTTGTCTTTGGAAGATGATTTGATGCTGCGCTTTGGTGGTGAAAAGATTAAAGCTATGATGGATCGATTGAACATTGAAGATGACGAAGCAGTTATTCGAAACCGATTTATTACAAGTTCAGTGGAATCAGCGCAAAAACGAGTTGAAGGTAATAACTATGATGCTCGTAAGAATGTTTTGCAATATGATGATGTAATGTCACAACAACGAGAAGTATTCTACCGTGATCGTAACATTGTGATTGATGAAGAAAAATCCTTAGAACCTGTTTTGTTACCAATGGTTCAACGGACGATCGATCGAGTGATAGATGCTAATACACTGGGCCCATCTAAGGAATGGAATCTCGACGTACTTGCTCAATTCATGCGTTCTGTCTTGATGCCTGAAGATATGGTTAATGAAGATCAGTTAGCAGGTAAGAGTAAAGATGAGCTCAAAGAATACTTGTATAATCAGGCTTTGACAGTTTACGCTGATAAAGTTGGTGCCTTACGTGATGAAGAGCAATTATTGCAATTTACACGGGTTGTTATTTTACGAGTACTTGATGAACAATGGACCGATCATATGGAAGCTATGAATCAATTACGTGATGCAATCCAATTACGAGGTTATGGTCAATTGAATCCTTTGATTGAATATCAAAATGAAGGTTTCGCCATGTTTGAAGAAATGATTTCAAGTATTGAATATGAAGTGACACGACTCTTTATGAAGGCCGAAATTCGTCAAAATTTGACGGTTTAA
- the prfB gene encoding peptide chain release factor 2, which translates to MELVEIRHDLEEIEKEVTNLGENLDLEALNDQIAANEDAMGQADFWNDNVKAQALIDENNDVKQRRDNYLQLRNGIESVETALELLNEMPDDEMEAELDVEFQNLQEKLEQYRLEQLLNEPYDANNAILEIHPGSGGTESADWGANLQRMYTRWAEKHNFKVDILDYHPGDVAGIDSVTLKITGHNAFGYLRSERGVHRFVRISPFDSAGRRHTSFVSVDIMPELDDSIEIDINPADVKMDVYRASGAGGQHINKTSSAVRLTHLPTGVVVASQQQRSQFQNKDTAYGMLKAKLYQLEMDKKEAERAEISGDHLENGWGSQIRSYVFQPYRMVKDHRTNFESGNPQGVMDGNLDGFMNAYLQWKLGLLNPE; encoded by the coding sequence ATGGAATTAGTTGAAATTCGCCATGATTTGGAAGAAATAGAAAAAGAAGTTACCAATCTTGGAGAAAATTTGGATCTGGAAGCCCTAAATGATCAAATTGCAGCCAATGAAGATGCAATGGGACAAGCAGATTTTTGGAATGATAATGTAAAGGCACAAGCCTTAATTGATGAAAACAATGATGTAAAGCAACGGCGGGATAATTATTTACAGTTAAGAAATGGGATCGAATCGGTCGAAACTGCTCTTGAATTGTTGAATGAAATGCCCGATGATGAGATGGAAGCTGAACTTGATGTTGAGTTTCAAAATCTACAAGAAAAGTTAGAACAATACCGACTTGAACAATTATTGAATGAACCCTATGATGCTAACAACGCCATTTTGGAAATTCACCCGGGATCAGGGGGAACGGAGTCAGCAGACTGGGGTGCCAACTTACAACGAATGTATACACGCTGGGCGGAAAAACATAACTTTAAGGTAGATATTTTAGATTATCACCCGGGGGATGTGGCCGGAATTGATTCAGTAACATTAAAAATTACAGGACATAATGCCTTTGGTTATTTGCGTTCAGAACGAGGCGTCCACCGATTTGTACGAATCTCACCATTTGATTCAGCTGGTCGTCGGCATACTTCATTTGTGTCCGTTGATATTATGCCTGAATTAGATGATTCAATTGAAATTGATATTAATCCCGCAGACGTTAAAATGGATGTTTATCGCGCCTCTGGAGCAGGAGGACAGCATATTAATAAGACTTCTTCAGCGGTACGGTTGACGCACTTGCCTACGGGGGTTGTTGTAGCTTCACAGCAACAACGTTCACAATTTCAAAATAAGGATACCGCTTATGGAATGTTAAAAGCTAAGTTGTATCAATTGGAAATGGATAAAAAAGAGGCTGAACGGGCCGAAATTTCAGGTGATCATCTCGAAAACGGTTGGGGTTCACAAATTCGTTCATATGTTTTTCAACCATATCGAATGGTTAAAGATCACCGAACTAATTTTGAAAGTGGAAACCCACAAGGGGTGATGGATGGGAATCTTGATGGTTTCATGAATGCCTATTTGCAATGGAAACTTGGTTTATTAAACCCTGAATA
- a CDS encoding NAD(P)H-hydrate dehydratase: protein MVTELKADILHEVIQKRPTATNKTNFGKLLLIGGNQQYGGAILMAASAAVNSGAGLVTVATHADNITALHVRNPEAMALDWSDQGAVLDHVRKSSVVLIGPGLGNSDDAVELLRSTMRAMRENQALILDASALGIIADKHVMIPNNVFTIATPHQGEWAKLSSVMVAYQDSMELNDLQRKTLNIDVLVLKKYHTVILSENRQMQLLIGGPYQATGGMGDTLAGLIAGFVGQFAEPRRATEAAVYAHSAIAQELAEHNWVVRPSFISDFVPNYMARINTNLPDII from the coding sequence ATGGTTACTGAACTTAAAGCTGATATTTTACATGAGGTCATCCAGAAGCGACCGACCGCAACCAATAAAACTAATTTTGGAAAATTACTCTTAATTGGTGGCAATCAACAATATGGTGGTGCAATTCTGATGGCTGCCTCAGCCGCAGTCAACTCAGGAGCTGGATTAGTCACCGTTGCAACCCATGCTGATAACATTACTGCACTTCACGTTCGGAATCCGGAGGCTATGGCCTTAGATTGGAGCGATCAGGGAGCCGTTTTAGATCACGTTCGTAAAAGTTCCGTGGTTTTGATCGGACCAGGTTTAGGCAACTCAGATGATGCTGTAGAGTTACTTCGATCAACAATGCGTGCAATGCGCGAGAATCAAGCGTTAATTTTAGACGCAAGTGCTTTAGGCATCATCGCCGATAAACATGTTATGATTCCAAATAACGTCTTTACAATTGCCACCCCACATCAAGGGGAATGGGCAAAACTTTCCAGTGTTATGGTTGCATATCAAGATTCCATGGAATTAAATGATTTACAACGTAAAACTTTGAATATTGATGTTTTAGTTTTAAAAAAGTACCACACAGTAATTCTCAGTGAAAATCGCCAAATGCAATTATTGATTGGTGGTCCATACCAAGCTACTGGTGGAATGGGCGATACACTCGCTGGATTAATTGCCGGTTTTGTTGGTCAATTCGCCGAACCACGTCGTGCAACTGAAGCAGCTGTTTATGCTCATAGTGCGATTGCTCAAGAGCTAGCAGAACATAATTGGGTGGTTCGACCAAGCTTCATTTCCGATTTCGTTCCTAATTATATGGCACGAATTAATACCAACCTACCAGACATTATCTAA
- the alr gene encoding alanine racemase codes for MIFGNGIDIQEISAVEDLAARQPNFITKILTNTEKQTYDQKVGKHQGEFLAGRYAAKEAYSKALGTGLGADLNWQQLEIANDEQGRPYFQQHPRQNDLIAHISISHSGNMVKTEVILENMPNTEIPVSVNRPAWIEISKSAVAHNIKFVREFSGAKRFMAILKANAYGHGLPQMVEAAREGGADAFGVATLDEAIWLRHFGVKEPILVLGIVEAEQVKLAWKHQIIVPVANLAWLKSAQKVFPMESTNKPLLVALAVDTGMTRIGIRTENELQETFNAINRDPRFKLHSIGMHFATADTNNEAYFEQQLERWHTLTDELEISADVWRHLANSGTALWHKNPSTDAIRIGAAMYGIDSSQGALEKRDLQPVLSLKAKLVQVKQVEADVSVSYGATYTTDQPTWIGTIPLGYADGYLRKLQGGYGLLPDGRHVEIIGRIAMDQCMVALPEEIPVGTVITLIGSAGGQHVTLEDLAERLETIPYEVATTLSVRLPRYLVD; via the coding sequence ATGATATTTGGGAATGGAATTGATATTCAAGAAATATCAGCTGTAGAGGATTTGGCGGCAAGACAACCAAATTTTATTACTAAAATTTTAACGAATACTGAGAAACAGACTTATGACCAAAAGGTTGGTAAACATCAAGGTGAATTTTTAGCTGGTCGTTATGCCGCAAAAGAGGCTTATAGTAAAGCATTGGGGACAGGCCTCGGGGCTGATTTAAATTGGCAACAATTAGAAATTGCAAATGATGAACAGGGTAGACCATATTTTCAACAACATCCCCGTCAAAATGATCTCATTGCTCACATTTCAATTTCACATTCAGGTAATATGGTGAAAACTGAAGTTATTCTTGAAAATATGCCAAATACTGAAATTCCAGTTAGTGTTAATCGTCCTGCTTGGATTGAAATTTCAAAGTCAGCGGTAGCGCATAATATTAAATTTGTGCGGGAATTTAGTGGTGCTAAGCGATTTATGGCTATTTTAAAAGCCAACGCTTATGGTCATGGATTACCACAGATGGTGGAAGCGGCACGTGAAGGTGGAGCAGATGCCTTTGGTGTTGCAACTTTAGATGAAGCTATTTGGTTACGCCATTTTGGGGTTAAAGAGCCGATTTTAGTATTGGGGATTGTGGAAGCAGAACAAGTTAAACTAGCTTGGAAGCACCAAATTATTGTACCCGTTGCAAATTTAGCTTGGCTAAAATCTGCTCAAAAAGTTTTTCCGATGGAATCAACGAACAAACCTTTATTAGTGGCATTGGCTGTTGATACTGGAATGACTCGGATTGGTATTCGAACAGAGAACGAATTGCAAGAGACCTTTAATGCAATCAATAGGGATCCGCGATTCAAATTACATAGTATTGGCATGCACTTTGCAACCGCTGATACTAACAATGAAGCATACTTTGAGCAACAGTTAGAACGTTGGCATACGTTAACTGATGAGCTAGAAATTTCGGCTGATGTTTGGCGTCATCTGGCTAATTCAGGTACAGCTCTGTGGCATAAGAATCCTTCAACTGATGCGATTCGAATTGGAGCAGCTATGTATGGCATTGATTCTTCTCAAGGGGCTCTGGAAAAACGTGACTTACAACCAGTTTTGAGCTTGAAAGCTAAATTGGTTCAAGTAAAGCAAGTAGAGGCTGATGTATCGGTTTCGTACGGAGCAACTTACACAACTGATCAGCCAACCTGGATTGGAACAATTCCATTGGGATATGCGGATGGATATTTGCGCAAACTTCAAGGCGGATATGGCCTTTTACCAGATGGGCGACATGTAGAAATTATAGGTCGTATCGCCATGGATCAATGTATGGTAGCGTTACCAGAAGAAATACCTGTTGGAACGGTTATCACGTTAATTGGTTCGGCAGGTGGGCAACATGTAACTCTCGAAGATTTAGCTGAACGTTTGGAAACTATTCCATATGAAGTAGCGACCACTTTATCTGTACGTTTGCCCCGGTATTTAGTTGATTAA
- a CDS encoding exopolyphosphatase gives MGYLAIVDLGSNSTRFVIEKLQADGTFQELERVKKDTRLAEGMGKNEGYLTETAMQRVFEAVSEFKEIAQSYQDLEVIGIATAAVREAKNKTAFVQQLSDKFQIDVRVLTGDQEAYYDYLGAMSALDHIDNAWLLDTGGASIELVGIEDRMAVNFISLPFGAVNLAERFNLNGPDPITDESLSEAEQYIDREYDELPWLECDQQPIILLGGANRTLARLHRSKQAYEDLSNFHGYQMPVEHVQALFDELRSLSHQERSAILGAEANRADIIISGLLPLMQLVDVTGTKEVIFSASGVREGILQEYRLEQNDN, from the coding sequence ATGGGTTATTTAGCAATTGTAGATTTAGGTTCAAACTCAACTCGTTTTGTAATTGAAAAATTACAAGCGGATGGAACATTTCAAGAACTTGAGCGGGTAAAAAAAGATACACGTTTAGCTGAAGGAATGGGGAAAAATGAGGGTTATTTAACTGAAACGGCGATGCAAAGGGTTTTTGAAGCGGTTAGTGAGTTTAAAGAAATAGCCCAATCCTATCAAGACTTGGAAGTCATTGGGATTGCAACTGCTGCAGTGCGAGAAGCTAAAAATAAGACAGCTTTTGTCCAACAATTAAGCGACAAATTTCAAATTGATGTTCGTGTTTTAACTGGTGATCAAGAGGCCTATTATGATTACTTGGGCGCAATGTCAGCCCTAGATCATATTGATAACGCCTGGCTTCTAGATACTGGTGGTGCAAGTATTGAATTAGTTGGAATTGAAGATAGAATGGCAGTCAATTTTATTAGCTTACCATTTGGTGCGGTTAATTTAGCCGAACGATTTAATTTGAATGGACCAGATCCGATTACAGACGAATCTTTATCGGAAGCAGAACAATATATTGATCGAGAATATGATGAGTTACCTTGGCTTGAGTGTGATCAGCAACCAATTATTCTATTAGGAGGAGCTAATCGTACTTTGGCACGGTTACACCGGAGTAAACAAGCTTATGAAGATCTAAGTAATTTTCATGGTTATCAAATGCCAGTTGAACATGTTCAAGCATTATTTGATGAATTACGTAGTTTAAGTCATCAAGAACGTTCAGCTATCTTAGGCGCCGAAGCTAACCGAGCTGATATCATTATCAGTGGGTTATTGCCTCTAATGCAATTAGTAGATGTCACAGGGACCAAGGAAGTTATATTTTCAGCTTCTGGTGTACGTGAAGGAATTTTGCAAGAATATCGTTTAGAGCAAAATGATAATTAA
- the trpS gene encoding tryptophan--tRNA ligase, whose amino-acid sequence MTEQKVLLTGDRPTGKLHIGHYVGSLKKRVAMQNSGEYTPYIMIADKQAFTDNARDPEKIHNSLLEVALDYLAVGIDPKKTTIFVQSAIPELSELTEYFLNLVSIARLQRNPTVKTEIQQKGFGESIPAGFFIYPVSQAADIALFKGEVVPVGDDQEPMLEQTRELIRTFNRVYDVDILKEPQGIFPPKGQGRIPGLDGVKMSKSLGNAIYLSDSKDELWNKIKSMYTDPTHVKVDDPGHVEGNMVFTYLDIFDSDQNKVDELKAQYQHGGLGDMKLKKYLFEVLDAELTPIRDRRAEFAADRGAVLEMLAEGSAHARKTAQATMYEIREAMGIEYWN is encoded by the coding sequence ATGACTGAGCAAAAAGTATTGTTAACGGGGGATCGTCCCACTGGTAAATTACATATTGGGCACTATGTGGGCTCACTTAAAAAACGGGTAGCAATGCAAAATTCTGGAGAATATACCCCATATATTATGATTGCGGATAAGCAAGCCTTTACGGATAATGCTCGCGATCCAGAAAAAATACATAATTCATTATTAGAAGTAGCTTTGGATTATCTAGCGGTTGGAATTGATCCTAAAAAAACTACTATTTTTGTTCAATCTGCAATTCCAGAATTATCAGAATTGACGGAATATTTCTTGAATTTGGTTTCAATTGCGCGTCTGCAACGTAATCCAACTGTTAAGACTGAGATTCAACAAAAAGGTTTTGGTGAATCAATTCCAGCGGGATTCTTTATTTATCCGGTGTCACAAGCTGCTGATATCGCATTATTTAAAGGTGAAGTAGTGCCAGTTGGGGATGATCAAGAACCAATGTTAGAACAGACACGAGAATTAATTCGAACTTTTAATCGAGTTTATGATGTTGATATTTTAAAAGAACCTCAAGGTATTTTCCCACCAAAGGGTCAGGGGCGTATTCCTGGATTAGATGGGGTTAAGATGTCTAAATCTTTGGGTAATGCAATTTATTTGAGTGATTCAAAAGATGAATTATGGAATAAAATTAAGTCAATGTATACAGATCCCACCCATGTAAAAGTTGATGATCCAGGTCATGTTGAAGGTAATATGGTCTTCACATATCTTGATATCTTTGATTCAGATCAAAATAAAGTGGATGAATTGAAGGCACAATATCAACATGGTGGTTTGGGAGATATGAAGTTAAAGAAGTATCTTTTTGAAGTCTTAGATGCTGAATTAACACCAATTCGGGATCGGCGCGCTGAATTTGCTGCTGATCGAGGCGCCGTTTTGGAAATGTTGGCTGAAGGATCAGCCCATGCTCGAAAAACAGCTCAGGCGACAATGTACGAAATTCGCGAAGCAATGGGTATTGAATACTGGAATTAA
- a CDS encoding type II toxin-antitoxin system PemK/MazF family toxin yields the protein MQDNKQKVKEIRRGEIWYANLENGRIGSEQGGVRPVLIVQNNVGNLYAPTTIVIPISTKKIKKTLPTHVKLDAELDGTGINRDSTLLLEQIRVIDKKRLQDRLGRLPEPKMVEVRSALSVSLGFD from the coding sequence ATGCAAGATAATAAGCAGAAAGTAAAAGAAATTCGGCGGGGAGAGATTTGGTATGCCAATTTAGAGAATGGAAGAATTGGATCTGAGCAGGGCGGCGTTCGTCCAGTCCTGATTGTCCAAAATAATGTAGGTAATCTTTATGCACCCACTACCATCGTAATACCGATTTCGACCAAAAAGATAAAAAAAACGTTACCAACCCATGTGAAATTAGATGCTGAATTAGATGGGACGGGAATTAATCGTGATTCTACATTGTTATTGGAACAAATTCGGGTAATTGATAAAAAAAGACTCCAAGATCGCTTAGGACGTCTGCCTGAGCCGAAAATGGTTGAAGTTCGTTCAGCTTTATCGGTTAGTTTAGGCTTTGATTAA